In the genome of Chryseobacterium oryzae, one region contains:
- a CDS encoding NAD(P)-dependent oxidoreductase, with amino-acid sequence MSVEKIGFIGIGNMGHPMAKNIEKAGFPLFVYNRTTEKSEDFKIKSTVSESVEDLVNNSDIIFTMLTNDNAVKSVYEKIFKNNLEGKLFVDMSTISQEMSKEVGDAVKIKKAGFLDAPVAGSTKPAAEGTLIIMVGGDVQDLKRATPYLEKMGKIKHLGENGKGLATKISINYFLAMIYEGLAETVLLSDKLGVNREMMLEIINESASGSGATKVKTPLLLNNQFKAAFALDLMLKDIRLAKDAGADFPLGNRNLEIYEKASSESFGREDVIGIIRYLEK; translated from the coding sequence ATGAGTGTAGAAAAAATAGGATTTATCGGAATCGGAAATATGGGACATCCGATGGCAAAAAATATTGAAAAAGCAGGATTTCCACTTTTTGTTTATAACAGAACTACAGAAAAATCTGAAGATTTTAAAATAAAATCTACGGTGAGTGAGTCTGTTGAAGATTTGGTGAATAATTCGGACATTATTTTTACAATGCTTACCAACGACAATGCTGTAAAATCTGTTTACGAAAAGATTTTTAAAAATAATCTAGAAGGAAAATTGTTTGTAGACATGAGCACGATTTCTCAGGAAATGTCCAAAGAAGTGGGGGATGCAGTCAAAATTAAAAAAGCTGGTTTTTTGGATGCACCGGTTGCGGGAAGCACCAAACCTGCTGCAGAAGGAACTTTAATTATTATGGTTGGTGGTGATGTCCAAGATCTGAAACGTGCTACTCCTTATTTGGAAAAGATGGGGAAAATAAAACATCTTGGTGAAAATGGAAAAGGTTTAGCTACAAAAATCTCCATTAATTACTTTTTGGCAATGATTTATGAAGGATTGGCAGAAACTGTTTTACTTTCTGATAAATTGGGCGTAAATCGTGAAATGATGTTGGAGATCATCAATGAAAGTGCGAGTGGAAGCGGTGCGACCAAGGTGAAAACTCCATTGCTTCTCAATAATCAATTTAAGGCTGCTTTTGCATTAGACCTCATGCTGAAAGACATTCGTTTAGCCAAAGATGCGGGAGCAGATTTTCCTTTAGGGAATAGAAATTTAGAAATCTACGAAAAAGCAAGTTCAGAAAGTTTCGGAAGAGAAGATGTTATTGGGATTATCCGGTATTTAGAAAAATAA
- a CDS encoding LytR/AlgR family response regulator transcription factor, with protein sequence MNRIKCIIIDDEQHAIDVLEYYIGKEQDLQLVGTFTNPLEGLKSIKKLQADIVFLDIQMDEMSGLEIAELVNENVKIIFSTAFPEYAVDGFNLNAIDYLVKPVSYDRFSKAIDKVRKWYFSHNSVVGNPDYLLLKTEQKGKLIKISFAEINYIESVGNYVTFHCEERNITGYGTLRDLEAHLPDNLFIRIHRSHIIPLSKISAIENGFAQIIIKSGYLKLSIGNTYKELLFKKLNIH encoded by the coding sequence ATGAACAGAATAAAATGTATTATTATAGACGACGAACAGCATGCGATAGATGTTTTGGAGTATTATATCGGCAAAGAACAGGATTTACAGTTGGTAGGAACTTTTACCAATCCTTTGGAGGGACTAAAATCTATTAAGAAACTGCAAGCGGATATTGTTTTTCTAGATATTCAAATGGATGAAATGTCGGGTTTGGAAATTGCAGAACTGGTAAATGAAAATGTTAAGATTATCTTTTCAACAGCTTTTCCGGAGTATGCGGTGGATGGTTTTAATCTTAATGCTATAGATTATCTTGTAAAGCCAGTTTCCTATGACCGCTTCTCTAAAGCGATAGATAAAGTAAGAAAATGGTATTTCAGCCACAATTCTGTTGTTGGGAATCCCGATTATTTGTTGCTGAAAACGGAGCAGAAAGGAAAATTAATAAAAATTAGCTTTGCAGAAATCAATTATATCGAGTCGGTTGGGAACTATGTAACTTTTCATTGTGAAGAAAGAAATATTACGGGTTATGGTACTTTACGTGATCTTGAAGCTCATCTTCCTGATAATTTATTTATAAGAATTCATAGATCTCACATTATACCTTTATCAAAAATTTCTGCCATAGAAAACGGGTTTGCACAGATTATCATTAAAAGCGGATATTTGAAGTTGTCCATCGGAAATACTTACAAAGAACTGTTGTTTAAAAAACTTAATATACACTAA
- a CDS encoding sensor histidine kinase, with protein MTNENVHIIDVLAMSLPLILFFYLCVYGFSLSSKSKVLMAIYFLGISVSLFGGGYLLIDNVFPRFGINIKSDSFSFAAYSQEVIIATFKFFVYALLYFVIVEWLKTQQNLKNSELERLKIDDLKNKKELETIKYQYAFLRTQINPHFLYNTLNVLFSQALKVSQPLAENILKLSDVMRYALDNSDENNGKVLVQKELDHLQRVIDIQQMRFSDRKQISFKINGEIKDQKIPPLSFITLVENAFKYGDLNDPEHPLEIKISVTEKIVCLKLKNKKRKTSSEIVSNNIGINNLRQRLDHAFPQKYKLSIQNEQNFYHLQLEIRQ; from the coding sequence ATGACGAATGAAAATGTTCATATTATAGATGTTTTAGCGATGAGCCTTCCTCTGATTTTATTTTTTTACTTGTGCGTTTACGGATTTTCATTATCGAGTAAGAGTAAAGTTTTAATGGCGATTTATTTTCTTGGGATATCTGTTAGCCTTTTTGGTGGAGGATATTTGTTGATTGATAATGTGTTCCCAAGATTTGGAATTAATATTAAATCCGATTCTTTTTCTTTTGCGGCATATAGCCAGGAGGTTATTATTGCAACTTTTAAATTTTTTGTTTACGCTTTGCTTTATTTTGTGATTGTGGAATGGTTAAAAACACAGCAAAACCTCAAAAATTCGGAATTGGAACGTTTGAAAATAGACGATTTGAAGAATAAAAAAGAACTTGAAACCATCAAATATCAATATGCATTTTTACGCACTCAGATTAATCCCCATTTTCTGTATAATACACTCAATGTTTTGTTCTCCCAAGCTCTAAAAGTATCACAACCATTGGCAGAAAATATTTTGAAATTAAGCGATGTAATGCGTTATGCTCTGGATAATTCTGATGAAAATAATGGGAAAGTATTGGTTCAGAAAGAGCTAGACCATTTGCAGCGGGTAATAGATATACAGCAGATGCGTTTTTCCGACCGCAAACAAATAAGTTTTAAAATTAACGGAGAGATCAAAGACCAAAAGATTCCTCCGCTTTCCTTTATTACCCTTGTAGAAAATGCTTTTAAATATGGTGATCTGAATGATCCGGAACATCCTTTAGAAATTAAAATTTCTGTAACTGAAAAAATTGTTTGTTTAAAACTTAAAAACAAAAAACGCAAAACCTCGTCTGAAATAGTATCTAACAATATAGGAATTAATAATTTGAGGCAACGTTTAGATCACGCCTTCCCTCAAAAATATAAACTCAGCATACAAAACGAACAAAACTTTTATCATCTCCAACTAGAAATCCGGCAATGA
- a CDS encoding CPBP family intramembrane glutamic endopeptidase: MKALIYSEKKVENKIRRNILAIIGIFVPVVLYILMILYGKKIILDNFLVKSLTVKVIISKIIIWTLFFITILYSIYIEKRKFTEWKDLKYKPLFYLKTIFFTIIAFAVIGIGTSNLLHYLGFSSQTSEDLSELLKQYPIFIYISSITAGIVEEFIFRGYMMTRIYSISGNKLGAVLMSSVIFSAAHYSYGTMFMLIQPFIFGSIFAMLYFKYRNIKVLIMIHILWDVIIQYLY; encoded by the coding sequence ATGAAAGCTTTAATTTATTCAGAAAAAAAGGTTGAGAATAAAATCCGTAGAAACATTTTAGCAATTATAGGAATTTTTGTTCCTGTTGTTCTTTATATTTTAATGATTCTTTATGGTAAAAAAATAATTTTAGATAATTTTCTTGTCAAATCTTTAACCGTAAAAGTCATTATTTCCAAAATTATTATTTGGACTCTGTTTTTCATCACCATTTTGTATTCCATATATATTGAAAAAAGGAAATTTACAGAATGGAAAGACTTAAAATATAAACCTTTATTTTATTTAAAAACAATATTTTTTACCATCATTGCTTTCGCTGTAATAGGTATTGGGACTTCCAATTTGCTGCATTATTTAGGCTTTTCATCACAAACATCGGAAGATTTAAGTGAATTATTAAAGCAATATCCTATTTTTATTTATATCTCATCAATTACTGCAGGTATTGTGGAAGAGTTTATTTTTAGAGGGTATATGATGACGAGAATTTATTCTATTTCCGGGAATAAATTGGGTGCTGTGTTGATGTCATCTGTTATTTTTTCGGCTGCACATTATTCTTATGGAACTATGTTTATGTTGATTCAGCCTTTTATATTCGGGTCGATTTTCGCAATGTTGTATTTCAAATATAGAAATATTAAAGTTTTGATTATGATTCATATTTTGTGGGATGTGATAATCCAGTATCTTTACTAA
- a CDS encoding TolC family protein, translating to MKFRKILFILFIFSSSKILCQQFTLKECIEKGKQNNTAVKLAEQSLETRQQLLQSSKNNNLPKVDFLGGYNYIGEPIRINMQQVKDGIVEGSANQSANSANAVYQQITGNPLPQQVQNVIYQTSKDIISAVYPNYNPAIAKQSYFLAGILVRQPIYLGGKLNAAKELTKQQVESGKANLESSQNLTAYNIALNYIQVMYLNSMIERQEKIVESLEKNENYAQNLLKAEIIPPYLKNWSNITKLQGETNLKNLKLEKENALLTLKDLMGISLDEPLEIQEKLNESIEVPNFSSSEKNTDLKLLLSKKKEAETTNDITKSLSRPNIFAIGNYQFFRKDLPLITPPWLVGIEMQWTIFDPERKSRNLASQSLVKEADLLINQKQKSLDLATKISENKLLSFKEQSETFDTARKQTYTTTEMVRKRMENSLSSVKDVNDALQFQYEAEKLYYTSLVAYQTVIATYFYITGNIDDITKYIP from the coding sequence ATGAAATTCAGGAAAATTCTGTTTATTTTGTTTATATTTTCTTCTTCCAAAATCCTTTGTCAGCAATTTACATTAAAAGAATGTATCGAAAAAGGAAAACAGAATAACACGGCTGTAAAGTTAGCAGAACAATCTCTGGAAACCAGACAACAGCTTTTGCAATCCAGTAAAAACAATAATTTACCCAAAGTTGACTTTCTTGGGGGATACAATTATATTGGAGAACCAATCAGAATCAATATGCAGCAGGTAAAAGATGGTATTGTTGAAGGTTCTGCTAACCAAAGTGCCAATTCTGCGAATGCTGTTTACCAACAGATTACAGGAAATCCGCTCCCACAACAGGTTCAGAATGTGATTTATCAGACTTCAAAAGATATCATTAGTGCTGTGTATCCCAATTACAATCCTGCCATTGCAAAACAGAGCTATTTTTTGGCGGGAATTCTGGTTCGACAACCCATTTATCTGGGCGGTAAACTCAACGCTGCCAAAGAACTGACCAAACAACAGGTTGAAAGTGGAAAAGCAAATTTGGAATCCTCCCAAAATCTTACAGCATATAACATTGCATTAAATTACATTCAGGTTATGTATCTCAATTCTATGATTGAGAGGCAGGAAAAAATAGTAGAATCTCTTGAGAAAAATGAAAATTATGCTCAGAATCTTCTGAAAGCAGAAATTATCCCTCCATATTTAAAAAACTGGTCTAATATTACCAAGCTTCAAGGCGAAACCAATCTTAAAAATCTAAAACTAGAAAAAGAAAATGCCCTTTTAACCTTAAAAGATTTAATGGGAATTTCTCTTGATGAACCATTGGAAATCCAAGAAAAACTGAATGAAAGTATTGAAGTTCCTAATTTTTCTTCATCGGAAAAAAATACAGATTTAAAACTACTATTAAGTAAAAAGAAAGAGGCCGAAACCACCAATGATATTACCAAATCTTTATCAAGACCAAATATTTTTGCCATTGGAAATTATCAGTTTTTCAGGAAAGACCTTCCGCTTATCACACCACCTTGGCTGGTTGGTATAGAAATGCAATGGACAATTTTTGATCCCGAACGGAAATCCAGAAATCTCGCATCTCAATCTTTGGTAAAGGAAGCTGACCTTCTTATCAATCAAAAACAAAAGTCTTTGGATTTGGCAACCAAAATTTCTGAAAATAAATTATTGAGTTTCAAAGAACAGAGCGAAACTTTTGATACTGCCCGAAAACAGACTTACACCACTACCGAAATGGTAAGAAAAAGAATGGAAAACAGCCTGTCTTCGGTAAAAGATGTAAATGACGCATTACAATTTCAATATGAAGCCGAAAAATTGTATTATACCTCTTTAGTAGCATATCAAACCGTGATTGCGACTTATTTTTATATTACCGGAAACATTGATGATATTACCAAGTATATTCCTTAA
- a CDS encoding HlyD family secretion protein translates to MKNFIKNYWAVFIPIVVLIIALIYLFQNKTSENNKETVLGMVDAEFVDVSASLPGRVVDILVKEGDEVKEGQVVAQMKTSEIETIKAQVSDAVVIAQNQLDKVNRGVEPEVLKSAENLQQIAKQQMDLMNKTYSRFQTLYSEGVVSGQERDVIYFKYKAAQKELETANLNVQLLRRGSNQEMKNSAQALLNQAKAADELAQEVKDNASIKAPASGKISTIISNKGEMVNAGYPMMTIQKDHSFFVKFNIRQNQMTKIDKGSKVTMKIPGCVPENVQGTVVELAPALGYADWVPEKQNGEFELRTFQIKVKPENANSIKGLRSGMTAQLIFD, encoded by the coding sequence ATGAAAAACTTTATAAAAAATTATTGGGCAGTTTTTATTCCGATTGTTGTGCTGATTATTGCTTTGATTTATCTTTTTCAAAATAAAACCTCCGAGAATAATAAAGAAACAGTTCTGGGAATGGTAGATGCAGAATTTGTGGATGTTTCCGCTTCTTTGCCGGGAAGAGTGGTTGATATTTTGGTGAAAGAAGGTGATGAAGTGAAAGAAGGTCAGGTTGTTGCTCAGATGAAAACCTCTGAAATAGAAACTATCAAGGCTCAGGTTTCTGATGCTGTAGTCATCGCACAGAACCAACTCGATAAAGTGAATCGTGGTGTAGAGCCCGAAGTTTTGAAATCTGCAGAAAATCTTCAGCAAATTGCTAAACAGCAAATGGATTTAATGAACAAAACCTATTCCCGTTTCCAGACACTGTATTCGGAAGGAGTAGTTTCGGGACAAGAAAGGGATGTGATTTATTTTAAATACAAAGCAGCTCAAAAGGAATTAGAAACCGCCAATCTTAATGTTCAGCTTTTAAGACGTGGCAGTAATCAAGAAATGAAAAACTCGGCTCAGGCTTTACTCAATCAGGCAAAAGCGGCAGATGAACTCGCACAAGAAGTTAAAGACAATGCGTCCATAAAAGCACCTGCTTCCGGGAAAATTTCTACCATAATTTCGAACAAAGGCGAAATGGTGAATGCAGGTTATCCAATGATGACGATTCAAAAAGACCATTCTTTTTTTGTTAAATTCAATATCCGTCAAAATCAAATGACTAAAATTGATAAAGGCAGTAAAGTAACCATGAAAATTCCTGGTTGCGTACCCGAAAATGTACAAGGAACCGTGGTAGAACTTGCTCCTGCTTTAGGCTATGCAGACTGGGTTCCGGAAAAACAAAATGGCGAATTTGAGCTGAGAACTTTCCAGATAAAAGTGAAACCTGAGAATGCGAATTCGATAAAAGGGCTTCGCTCAGGAATGACCGCACAACTTATTTTCGATTAA
- a CDS encoding ABC transporter permease, which produces MKAISKIMIREWKRIFSIPNFYVVLLVIPPIIFLFYGLIYQKQFAKELPMAVWDEDQSLVSRTLTDMMEHSELIKFTATVNSNAEIEKLIQEGKIFGAVHFPKNMESDVKKNHQTNIPLYTNGAYLVPAKMIYKGAAEVIIKGGLAVVLQKAEKQGMPADKANVLVQPIKLNTTVLYNPDFNYQLYLTPGLITVGLQMALIVASVLILNLEFKRNTIDELLQISTSSSQIIIGKMLAHLCVSWLLFVLIAYLVFPIYDLGKPKTDFNFFLIYTLMSLACIGIGMMFSAISNNLLFVTDVAMFFTSPAFVFSGFTFPRWAMPWYDQFYADIMPYTHFLDGFIKLYFMELPLSYASPEMVKLLVFIGITFPLSILFFQKKINLHLKSKAV; this is translated from the coding sequence TTGAAAGCCATCAGTAAAATCATGATTAGAGAATGGAAACGGATTTTTTCGATTCCAAATTTTTATGTGGTATTATTGGTGATTCCGCCAATCATTTTTCTTTTTTATGGATTAATTTATCAGAAACAATTTGCTAAAGAACTTCCTATGGCAGTTTGGGACGAAGACCAATCTTTGGTTTCCAGAACATTGACTGATATGATGGAGCACAGCGAATTAATAAAATTTACAGCTACAGTTAACAGTAACGCAGAAATTGAAAAACTAATACAGGAAGGAAAAATCTTCGGGGCAGTGCACTTTCCTAAAAATATGGAATCGGATGTTAAGAAAAATCATCAGACTAACATCCCGCTTTATACCAACGGTGCATACTTAGTTCCTGCAAAAATGATTTACAAAGGTGCAGCAGAAGTTATTATTAAAGGTGGATTAGCGGTAGTTCTTCAAAAGGCAGAAAAACAGGGAATGCCTGCTGACAAAGCCAATGTATTGGTTCAGCCGATTAAATTGAATACAACTGTACTTTATAATCCAGATTTTAATTATCAGCTGTATCTAACGCCTGGTTTAATAACTGTCGGACTTCAAATGGCTCTTATCGTAGCATCAGTTTTAATTTTGAATCTGGAATTTAAAAGAAATACCATTGATGAACTTTTACAGATTTCCACCTCATCTTCTCAGATAATCATTGGAAAAATGCTGGCTCATCTTTGCGTGTCTTGGTTGCTTTTTGTTTTAATTGCTTACCTTGTTTTCCCAATTTACGACTTAGGTAAACCGAAAACCGATTTTAATTTTTTCCTGATTTATACGTTGATGTCGCTGGCTTGTATCGGAATTGGAATGATGTTTTCTGCAATTTCTAACAATCTTCTTTTCGTGACAGATGTCGCCATGTTTTTTACATCTCCGGCATTCGTTTTCAGTGGATTTACATTTCCGAGATGGGCAATGCCTTGGTACGACCAGTTTTATGCAGACATCATGCCTTACACTCATTTTTTGGATGGATTTATTAAGCTGTATTTTATGGAACTGCCACTCTCTTATGCAAGTCCGGAAATGGTAAAACTATTGGTTTTCATTGGGATTACTTTCCCATTGAGTATCTTATTTTTTCAGAAAAAAATCAATCTTCATTTAAAATCTAAAGCGGTATGA
- a CDS encoding ABC transporter permease produces MKVIFDVLKREVRKVSKDSSLFLILLLAPILYAFIYGSIYFNKGEEKVKMALVDDDGTAVSRLLTQQFDATPMIEIIPSSNLSEAKEKMYRGDVQGYFYIQSDFEKNILSQKQANVNIVLNASRFLPSSDLLSTVTKVCLTVGAGVRKTYFNKQGMGDDEAMKMTNPINMDYRPLYNSGMTYGDFLLPGLLAIILQQTLLIGVAAAFASEREENLLNKLYETSKANISKIILGKTMLYVVVFMIFGIFFSIVNFSVFGVQIRGNYWDLAVIYALFVIAITTLAMLIGSFFKTKLLVFQVLVFSSYPIFLITGYSMPYQALPKLVQGLSDVLPTSPFLKTYISIVQSGGSLSDNLNSVIHLIVLWLIFELLLIVRIRYLITKTTISS; encoded by the coding sequence ATGAAAGTGATTTTTGATGTATTGAAAAGAGAAGTTAGAAAGGTATCAAAAGATTCCAGTCTGTTTTTAATTTTGCTTTTAGCCCCCATTCTTTATGCCTTTATCTACGGAAGTATTTACTTTAATAAAGGCGAGGAAAAAGTGAAAATGGCATTGGTAGATGATGATGGTACCGCGGTTTCCCGACTGCTCACGCAACAGTTTGATGCCACACCGATGATCGAGATTATCCCAAGTTCTAACCTTTCTGAAGCCAAAGAAAAAATGTACCGTGGTGATGTTCAGGGTTATTTTTACATTCAGTCGGATTTCGAAAAGAATATTTTATCGCAGAAACAAGCAAACGTAAATATTGTGCTGAATGCATCAAGGTTTTTGCCGTCGAGTGATTTGCTAAGTACAGTCACTAAGGTTTGCTTAACGGTGGGAGCGGGCGTAAGAAAAACCTATTTCAACAAGCAAGGAATGGGTGATGATGAAGCTATGAAAATGACCAATCCCATCAATATGGATTACCGCCCATTGTATAATTCTGGCATGACTTATGGCGATTTTCTGTTGCCCGGATTATTAGCCATCATATTACAACAGACGCTTCTGATAGGTGTCGCAGCTGCTTTTGCATCGGAAAGAGAAGAGAATTTATTAAACAAGCTCTACGAAACTTCCAAAGCTAATATTTCGAAAATAATATTGGGGAAAACCATGCTCTATGTGGTTGTATTTATGATTTTCGGAATCTTCTTTTCAATTGTCAATTTTTCGGTTTTCGGAGTTCAAATAAGAGGAAATTATTGGGATTTGGCAGTGATTTATGCTTTGTTTGTGATTGCTATCACCACATTAGCGATGCTTATTGGCAGTTTTTTCAAAACCAAATTACTTGTTTTTCAGGTTTTGGTATTTTCGTCTTATCCTATTTTTTTAATTACAGGATATTCTATGCCTTATCAGGCTTTACCAAAATTGGTTCAAGGATTGTCTGATGTTTTGCCCACTTCTCCCTTTTTAAAAACTTACATTTCTATTGTACAATCTGGCGGTTCATTATCGGATAATCTAAACTCTGTTATTCATTTAATTGTTCTGTGGTTGATTTTTGAACTTCTTTTGATTGTAAGAATAAGATATTTAATTACTAAAACTACTATTTCTTCCTAA
- a CDS encoding succinate dehydrogenase/fumarate reductase iron-sulfur subunit, translating to MDLHLKIWRQKNRNSEGKLVNYDLKALNPHMSFLEMLDTLNEKLILEGEEPVEFDHDCREGICGQCGVMINGLAHGPLEHTTTCQLHLRSFKDGETIVIEPFRAEAFPIKKDLKVDRSAFDRIISSGGFVSVNTGQAPDATAIAVAHQTAEEAFDSAACIGCGACVATCKNGSAALFTSAKISHLVLLPQGKEERSTRVLNMVKQMDSEHFGHCSNTEACEVECPQGISVLNIARMNFEYSRALFFRKK from the coding sequence ATGGATTTACATTTGAAAATATGGAGACAGAAAAACAGAAACAGCGAAGGAAAGCTTGTTAATTACGATTTGAAAGCCCTGAATCCGCATATGTCTTTTCTGGAAATGCTCGATACTCTGAATGAAAAACTGATTCTGGAAGGTGAAGAACCTGTAGAATTCGATCACGACTGTCGGGAAGGTATCTGCGGGCAATGTGGTGTGATGATAAATGGTTTGGCTCACGGTCCGCTGGAGCATACAACGACTTGTCAGCTTCATCTTCGTTCGTTCAAAGATGGCGAAACCATTGTGATTGAACCTTTCCGTGCAGAAGCATTTCCTATCAAAAAAGATTTGAAAGTAGACCGTTCGGCTTTTGACAGGATTATTTCTTCGGGTGGTTTTGTTTCTGTAAATACCGGTCAGGCTCCTGATGCTACTGCCATTGCTGTAGCGCATCAAACCGCAGAAGAGGCTTTTGATTCTGCCGCCTGCATTGGCTGTGGAGCGTGTGTAGCAACCTGTAAAAACGGAAGTGCAGCACTGTTCACATCTGCAAAAATATCACATTTGGTATTGCTTCCACAAGGAAAAGAAGAAAGAAGTACAAGAGTTCTGAATATGGTAAAACAGATGGATTCTGAACATTTTGGACACTGCTCCAACACAGAAGCCTGCGAAGTAGAATGTCCGCAAGGTATTTCTGTCCTCAACATTGCCAGAATGAATTTTGAATACAGCCGGGCTTTATTTTTTAGGAAGAAATAG
- a CDS encoding fumarate reductase/succinate dehydrogenase flavoprotein subunit has translation MNLNSKIPEGPLEKKWENYKKTAKLVNPANRKKLDVIVVGTGLAGSSVAASLGEMGYNVKSFCFQDSPRRAHSVAAQGGVNAAKNYKNDGDSVYRMFVDTLKGGDFRAREANVYRMAECSLNLIDQAVAQGVPFGREYGGYLNNRSFGGVQVSRTFYARGQTGQQLLLGAYQALMRQVGKKSVQLFSRHEMLDLVIIEGKARGIIVRNLDTGEIERYAAHAVVLATGGYGKIYYLSTLAMGCNGSAIWRAHKKGAFMASPSWIQVHPTSLPQSGDYQSKLTLMSESLRNDGRIWVPLKENETRKPNDIPEEERDYYLERRYPAFGNLAPRDISSRAAKERIDAGFGIGPLKNAVYLDFSKAIKEQGKEKIQEKYGNLFDMYLKITGYNAYQEPMMISPSAHFSMGGLWVDYELMTTIPGLFALGEANFADHGANRLGANSLLQASVDGYFIAPYTIANYLSGEIHTGKISADHPEFEKAENEVKSQIENFIKINGSKTVDYFHKTLGKLLYDYCGLARNEKGLKYAIEEIRKLKQKFYTDVKVSGEADQMNSELEKAGRVADYFEIGELMCYDALTRNESCGAHFREEYQTPDGEALRNDADYQFISAWNWTGENNEPELIKEPLVFEEIQPTVRSYK, from the coding sequence ATGAATTTAAATTCAAAAATACCAGAAGGTCCATTAGAAAAAAAATGGGAAAACTATAAGAAAACTGCCAAATTGGTTAATCCCGCCAATCGAAAAAAACTTGATGTTATCGTGGTTGGAACTGGTTTAGCGGGAAGCTCTGTGGCTGCATCATTGGGAGAAATGGGCTATAATGTAAAGTCATTTTGTTTTCAGGACAGCCCGAGAAGAGCACACTCTGTGGCAGCACAAGGTGGTGTAAATGCTGCTAAAAACTATAAAAATGATGGTGACAGCGTTTACAGAATGTTTGTAGATACTTTGAAAGGCGGCGATTTCCGTGCTCGTGAAGCCAATGTTTACAGAATGGCAGAATGTTCTCTAAACCTCATCGATCAGGCGGTTGCACAAGGCGTTCCGTTTGGAAGAGAATACGGAGGTTATCTGAATAACCGTTCTTTCGGAGGTGTCCAAGTGAGCAGAACTTTCTATGCGAGAGGACAAACCGGGCAACAATTGCTTTTGGGAGCTTATCAGGCGTTGATGAGACAGGTCGGAAAGAAAAGTGTTCAGTTATTTTCCCGACACGAAATGTTGGATTTGGTAATAATCGAAGGAAAAGCAAGAGGAATCATCGTCCGCAATTTGGATACCGGAGAAATAGAAAGATACGCTGCTCACGCTGTGGTTTTAGCAACTGGTGGTTACGGAAAAATTTATTATTTATCCACATTGGCAATGGGCTGTAATGGCTCTGCGATTTGGAGAGCTCATAAAAAAGGAGCATTCATGGCATCACCGAGTTGGATTCAGGTGCATCCCACTTCTTTACCGCAATCTGGAGATTATCAATCCAAATTGACATTGATGTCAGAATCTTTGCGTAATGACGGCAGAATCTGGGTTCCTCTGAAAGAAAATGAAACCAGAAAACCCAATGATATTCCTGAAGAAGAAAGAGATTATTATCTGGAAAGACGTTATCCTGCTTTTGGAAATCTCGCCCCAAGAGATATTTCATCCAGAGCTGCCAAAGAAAGAATTGATGCAGGTTTTGGAATCGGACCTTTGAAAAATGCGGTTTATCTCGATTTTTCTAAAGCTATCAAAGAACAGGGCAAAGAAAAAATCCAGGAGAAATACGGGAATTTGTTCGATATGTATCTGAAAATCACAGGTTACAACGCATACCAAGAACCGATGATGATTTCCCCTTCTGCACACTTCTCGATGGGTGGTCTTTGGGTAGATTATGAATTAATGACCACAATTCCCGGATTATTTGCGTTGGGTGAAGCCAATTTTGCGGATCACGGTGCGAATAGACTGGGTGCTAATTCTCTGCTTCAGGCTTCTGTTGACGGTTATTTTATAGCACCTTATACGATTGCGAATTATTTATCAGGTGAAATTCATACCGGGAAAATATCTGCCGATCATCCTGAGTTTGAAAAAGCTGAAAATGAAGTTAAATCACAAATTGAAAATTTCATCAAAATCAATGGAAGTAAAACGGTGGATTATTTCCATAAAACCCTCGGAAAACTGCTTTACGATTACTGTGGATTAGCTCGAAATGAAAAAGGATTGAAATATGCCATCGAAGAAATCAGAAAACTAAAACAAAAATTCTATACCGATGTGAAAGTTTCGGGAGAAGCCGACCAAATGAATTCGGAACTGGAAAAAGCAGGTCGAGTAGCCGATTATTTTGAAATTGGAGAACTGATGTGCTACGATGCGCTCACCAGAAACGAATCTTGTGGGGCACACTTCCGGGAAGAATATCAGACACCAGATGGTGAAGCCTTGCGGAATGATGCAGATTATCAGTTTATCTCAGCGTGGAACTGGACGGGAGAAAACAATGAGCCAGAACTCATAAAAGAACCTTTGGTTTTTGAAGAAATACAGCCAACGGTAAGAAGTTACAAATAA